TCCAGCGAGCCGAGCGGCGCGTTCGACGTCGACAGCTTCAGCTCGACGTTCGGAACCTCGCGCTGAAACCGCGACAGCCGCGGCAGCAGCCATTTCATCGCGAACGTCGGCAGCGCGTTGATCCGCAGCACGCGCGCCGCGCCCGTCTCGCGCAACTGGCCGGTCGCGCGCGCGATGCTGTCGAATGCCGCCTCGACGGTGGCGAGATAGCGGCGGCCTTCTTCGGTGAGCCTCACCCGCTTGCCGTGCCGGTGGAACACCGGCTTGCCGAGCCACGCCTCGAATGCGGCGATCTGCCGGCTGATGGCACCGTGGGTCACATGCAGCTCTTCGCCCGCGGCGCTGAAGCTCTCATGTCTTGCTGCTGCCTCGAAGGCTCTCAGCGCCGGAAACGGTGGAAGATCGCGTGCCATGCTTGTGATTCTAGATCACAAAGGCGCGCCGATAAAATCGTTTGGAGCGCGCGGCGAACGGGCGTAATCTCGGCTCGTGAAAATCACGAGGACTCCCATGCAATCTCGTTCCGAACCCGACGGCGGCGATGCGCCCGACGTGAGCGTCGCCGATCTGTTCGCCGGTTTTCTCGGCCTCGGGCTGATCTCGTTCGGCGGCGCGCTGCCGTTCGCGCGCCGCGCGCTCGTCGAGGAGCGCCGCTGGCTGAGCGCCGACGAGTTCACCGATCTGCTCGGCCTTTGCCAGTTTCTGCCGGGCGGCAACGTGATCAACCTGTCGGTGGCGGTCGGCATGCGGTTTCGCGGCGTGCCGGGCGCGATCGCGGGCCTGCTCGGCCTCGTCGCCGGGCCGACGCTCGTTGTCATCGCGCTGGGCGTGCTGTACGCGAAGACGCAGCAGAATCCGGCCGTCCATCATCTGTTCGGCGGCCTCGCGGCGGCCGCGGCGGGCCTGCTGATCGCGATGGCGGTGAAGGTCGCGAAGCCGCTGCGGCACGCGCGCATGGCCGCTTGCGTCGCGGCGCTCGCGTTCGTCGCGATCGCGGTGATGCGCGTGCCGCTGCTGCCGACGATGCTCGTGATCACGCCCGCGAGCATCTGGCTCGCGTCGCGCGCGCCGCGCGGCGCGGCCGCGGGCGCGCAGGGAGCGCGGCGATGAGCGATACGCTTGCCGCACTCGCGGCGATCTTCGGCCAGTTGTCGCTGCTCGCGTTCGGCGGCGGCAACACGATCCTGCCCGAGATGCAGCGGCAGGTCGTCGACGTCCATCACTGGATGAGCGCGCAGGCGTTCACCGCGCTCTTCGCGCTCGCGCAGGCGGCGCCCGGGCCGAACATGATGATCGTGCCGCTCGTCGGCTGGCATGTCGCGAGCTGGCCGGGCCTGCTCGTGTCGTCGGTCGCGAAGTTCGGGCCGTCGTCGATCGTGACGATGCTCGCGCTGCACGCGTGGGAGCGCTTCAAGGACAAGCCGTGGCGGCGCTACGTGCAGCAGGGGATGATGCCCGTCACGGCGGGCCTCGTCGTCGCGAGCGCGGTGCTGATCTCCGAGGCGTCGAACCGCTCGGCGCTGCAATGGGGGATCACCGCGGCGGTCGCGGCGCTTGCGTACCGCACACGCTTGCATCCGCTATGGCTGCTCGCGGGCGGCGCGCTCGCCGGGCTCGTCGGCGGATGCTTCGCGTAGACGCGTGTCGGGGCGGGGCGACGAGCATCGCGCCTCGGTGTGCGCATTTCAAGCGATGCGGCGATGCGGCGACGGGGCACGCGATGTCGCCGTGCGTCGCGCAACGACGCACGGCGACATACGCAGCATGCGTTCGCGATCCGCGGGGGCGCGGCAAACGGCAGCGCGATGCGGCGGCGCTCCGCGTGCGATACGCGGCGGCACGAAGCCCGCTCGCACGGCGACGCGAGCGCGCAGCCATCCTGCAGGCCGACGCGTCGGCTTTGCGCACGGGAGCCGCGCGCT
Above is a window of Burkholderia thailandensis E264 DNA encoding:
- a CDS encoding chromate transporter, producing MSDTLAALAAIFGQLSLLAFGGGNTILPEMQRQVVDVHHWMSAQAFTALFALAQAAPGPNMMIVPLVGWHVASWPGLLVSSVAKFGPSSIVTMLALHAWERFKDKPWRRYVQQGMMPVTAGLVVASAVLISEASNRSALQWGITAAVAALAYRTRLHPLWLLAGGALAGLVGGCFA
- a CDS encoding chromate transporter, producing the protein MQSRSEPDGGDAPDVSVADLFAGFLGLGLISFGGALPFARRALVEERRWLSADEFTDLLGLCQFLPGGNVINLSVAVGMRFRGVPGAIAGLLGLVAGPTLVVIALGVLYAKTQQNPAVHHLFGGLAAAAAGLLIAMAVKVAKPLRHARMAACVAALAFVAIAVMRVPLLPTMLVITPASIWLASRAPRGAAAGAQGARR